A genome region from Rhodothermales bacterium includes the following:
- a CDS encoding Stp1/IreP family PP2C-type Ser/Thr phosphatase — protein MSWWKHKRPTSIAYGASTHVGRVRSENQDAYGCFPEQATNGHGDRIFIVADGMGGHAGGKEASRIAIREVPGAFFDTEGQSAHDRLRSAFRLANERIYDKAHSEEGFERMGTTCTALAVIEGAICIAHVGDTRAYRIANEAIEQLTNDHTLVEEMRREGVITADEARVHPRRNTLTRALGVEQALNVDVYDVGTLTPNERYVLCSDGLAGVTSDELKQLVLASDPQIATEKLVALANERGGHDNVTVVIIHVT, from the coding sequence ATGTCCTGGTGGAAACACAAACGACCGACTAGCATTGCGTACGGCGCCTCGACGCATGTGGGACGGGTACGCTCCGAGAATCAGGACGCGTACGGGTGTTTCCCCGAACAGGCTACGAATGGCCACGGCGACCGGATTTTCATCGTCGCCGATGGCATGGGAGGACATGCGGGTGGTAAAGAAGCGAGTCGCATCGCGATTCGTGAAGTCCCCGGAGCGTTCTTCGACACCGAGGGTCAGTCCGCCCACGATCGCCTCCGCTCCGCCTTCCGCCTCGCCAACGAGCGGATCTACGACAAAGCGCACTCCGAGGAAGGGTTCGAACGCATGGGCACGACGTGTACGGCGCTTGCCGTAATCGAGGGCGCCATCTGTATCGCCCACGTGGGAGACACCCGCGCTTACCGTATCGCCAACGAAGCCATTGAACAACTGACCAACGATCATACCCTCGTCGAAGAGATGCGTCGGGAAGGCGTGATCACGGCGGATGAGGCGCGCGTCCACCCCCGTCGCAATACCCTCACCCGCGCACTCGGCGTCGAACAGGCCCTCAATGTCGATGTCTACGATGTCGGGACCCTCACGCCAAACGAACGTTATGTGCTTTGCTCCGATGGCCTCGCCGGCGTTACGAGCGACGAACTCAAACAGCTCGTGCTGGCCTCCGATCCACAAATAGCCACCGAGAAACTGGTCGCGCTGGCTAACGAACGGGGGGGGCACGATAATGTGACCGTTGTGATTATCCACGTGACATGA